The genomic window CTGGCGCGGCCCTTGCTGCGGCGGGCGCCGATGATGGCGCGGCCGGCACGGGTGCGCATGCGAGCACGGAAGCCGTGCTTGCGGGCGCGACGGCGGTTGTTGGGCTGGAAAGTCCGCTTGGGCATTAGTCACTCCACGAGGTTGGACAACGGTGAGCCAACTGCAGGATGTCGCAGGGGGCGCACGCGGTAGGTTTCAGGGGGCGTGCAGGCACGCAAAAATCACGGCCCAACACGCACAAGACTAATTCACAGTAGTCGATCCGCCCCCGGGGGTCAAATCCCGTGCCCGTCCGCGAGCCCTCCC from Kocuria rhizophila DC2201 includes these protein-coding regions:
- the rpmH gene encoding 50S ribosomal protein L34; its protein translation is MPKRTFQPNNRRRARKHGFRARMRTRAGRAIIGARRSKGRASLSA